The genomic stretch TTCCATTCATACTATTAGCGCTTTAGCTACTCTAGCATTTTTCTAGGTAGTTTACTTTCATTATGATTATATGGAGTGTGGAAATTTTAACAAATGCACATATACGCGGGTTCTACGCGGTTTACTACAGACTAACTTAAACTGTTTCATTTCGACAACCTGcgtataaatatataaatcataCTTTAGTTTATTTAGAAAGTAATACAATTCCTGTACAAGATGACAATCAATATTTAGTGCCATTTTTTATCAAATGATGCAAAACATCAATTCCTTACTTTAACTTCTTTCATTTTACACTGATGTTAACCAATCACTGTAAACATGATTAGATTATAATAGATCTCAATTagattgtatttcattttttcAGTTAGTTTGCAATTTCATAAattatcagttcatgaagttttATAGTCATTACACTTGAAATACTCTTCAGAAAGACCagttgaaaagaaatttatgatattttattttgtacaaCTTCAATATTTTTAACAGTACGCATGATTGTGAAGATTAATGAACGTTGTTGATATCAAAAACCAACCTAAGTGAGACATGCATTGGTAGACAGGGAACAGCGGGTAGTTTTTTTGTCTTAGTAAAAGACTCTTCGACAGTATGCATTCACAATTCCACCGGAACGAGACGCAGGACCTTCAGGTACCATGCTGAGCACGTGGCCTTTAAATACTGAGCTAACATCTGACAGAGTGCGTACCTCTCGTCAACCATTTCACGATATTGTACTCACTAGTAACTAACTTCATTGAGTGTTTCTGGATATCTGATGAGTAgacgtgactagtggagttcaaatgtGTTGAGTTTGAGATGGTTATACGCCAGACGAATATGAAGATATTTGCACAACATTCAGAAATGATTAAGGTTAACACCATAAACCATTGAGTGATGACTAACTGATCTAAAGATTATGGGCTCATTATAGCACTTGAAGATTCTGGGTACGATCCTTTGTGGAGTACTGGATACCCGCTGCTAAAGAGTTTCATACTATGATAAAAcggttgtccaatgcttcctgtttttcaatagttgtccaACTAAGACCAGTCCCACGAACTAAGCTACATAATAAATATCTCAAACACAATAGTAATATCAAGGCGTTTGCACAGGACCATGACAACTTCTAACTAGTAACTTACCAAATGTTGTATAAgaattacaataaatattaGTCAGAGGATAAATGGTTATTGTAGCTTTGCAACCTGATTGTTTATaatcagagtttatgttcaatATTTTATACACAACTGTAATATTTTAGTCATGAAAAATGTAAGACTTGTTTGTTCAATTGTTTTGTCTCTCATCATCCATTTGTTTGAAGATAAGCGTTAATTTAGTTACGGTTAGTTACATAAAATGAGAAAGACTGGTTCAGAGAAGAGTTCTGTTTTCGGCGGACTCATTTTCAAAGCTGTGCAATCgcaaatatatatacttatttttcgGGATGcacataatttaaataataataatgataatagattTCTGTAGATGTGGTGAAAGAgaggtagaataaacaaaaatattagaAAGTCTTTTTTTACCCAGGGAAACTAGTGATAATCTTATCGTTAAGGGCCTAAATATTCATCATGAagataaataagaaaattataGTTGAGGACGGATGACtgatatagttgaaataaataaattcaatatcaatacaaatatttacatttttccTTGTATGCTTTTAATTTCTCCTGTTGTATTGTGCTCATGTTTATTTTCTAACAAAAAATGATTGTCATAAAGCTACTGATTTTGGTCTCTTTAGCTAAGGTTTTTAAAGTAGGGATCTAGTACATTTGTAACTACTAGTAAAAAGCTCATATCTGTTTGATATCAAGTATTTGTCCGTTGAGCACTTTAGTCACTCTCCAAATCTATCAATATCACTGTTCTATTTTCAGGTTTCACAAAAAAAGTGTCATTTTATGGTTTAGGAAACAGGAAATTAGTGACACCACACACACTGCAAACAGTACTCAAAATCACTTTGAATGTGTCCTCGTATTAGTTTGAGATTGAATACTATGACTATGTAGTTTCAAATAGGGTGAAATGTGCATCCTCAGTTTCTCTGCTGGCAAAATCCGAAAATACGGCAAATCATTTCTTGATTTTGTAGACCTGTACAAAAGGCATTAAAAATGAACTCTTGAAGTTTGTAGACTaaaaatttagttttaattatatatatatatatgtatgtatatatatatatatatatatatatataaattaaattacaaaactaTTGGATACTAAGCAGTAAAGAATATCATTCTATCCGAGGAccaattttgaatgaatttcgcaGATATAGCTGAGTGGCGTGACTTCAGGTATCTAGTGGTCAACAAACTTCATAATTACAGACACAAGAAAAACCTAAATATACATAGTGGCTCGaggtggaattcaggacgcgcgttttttCTAGTTTGTAAACTGCCACTTGGATATACTTGAACCATAATGTTGATGTTTATAGTTACACTCAGATGCAGTAGATGAATCTAGCTGATGTGTTCTAAACATTACAAAACGTTCTTTCTTCATTTCGCAGCTATGCATAATCTATGTATTCTACATAGCTTACGAAAAAAAATGACAACATCAAGGCAATCAGAATAGGATTCACACACCAACAAAGTTGATTGAATTTCAGTTCTGAATACTAACAACAGACTAGCTCAGATTCTAACTAGAAATGGTATAAATCAGATTAACTTACTAGATTTTTATCTTTATTGACAACAAAAACCATTCAGTTCGTCATGTTTTAATCGTGTACGCTTGTTTTACTTATTCCTATAAACAGCGTCATGAAAATAATGTACGCCTAATTCAACCAAATTTAATTCAAGGATCATTTGATTCATCTGTTTCAGAATATGATTCTGCATCATACACTTATGATTCATCATCTTATTCTTTTTCTTCAACTACGGCACCAACAAATTCATCTATAAACACAGCTAGTAAAACAATTGATTCTAGTATTTCAGATGTATTAAgtattggtaataataattcTATATCTCCATTGAATAACAATTATCGAAACAttggtaataatagtagtaataataataacattaataataattatattgatCATACCTTTATTTTATCTCCTACACCATTCAAACGAAAATTAAACTTAAATCAACAGACGAATAATCATTTTATCCCATCTTTATCTAATACTATAAACTATAATGATAATACTACAAGTTGTAATGTTCCTACTATGAATGGACATTGTCAAAATTGTCACaatatcattgataataataataataacaataataataataaaatcaataatgatcataataataagaatattcaAAGTCAAACAAATGGACAATATATATCCATTATCAAATCTTTTGTAcaagataatgaaaataatcagaattcttttaaaaaaatcaataatagtaGTGCTCCAATAATCACAAATGAAACAGTTGCAACCATGACAAAAAATGTTACACAACCAAATCATTTTTATTCGCCAGAGATTGAAACTACCCTTAATTTATATTCTCAATCGAACGACTttcatagtaataatagtaataataataatgccagAATTGATGTACAACGAAAAGGTGGAGGTAGAGGAGTACAAGTGGACAATCAAGAGGAAATCACACAGTTCAAGAATAATAATATCGATATAAATATGCATAGAAATGATTATAAACATCAAGAATCCGATAATACTGACACTCTTATTGTATGTATATCCAATAATAATCGTAATAATACTTCTGTAATTATGAAAACTACTACAccttatgataataatgataatagtaataataggtATGTCGAtactaataatattataatGAGAACAACTAATTCTGATCATAACAATATCGatgttagtagtagtattaacaGTAATACTAGCAGTATTGTTAGTAATAATCgaaattattatttagatttagataaacaattaaacaataataaacgaATTAATAACAATAGTATGAATCTCAAGAATTCCTATGAATCCAAGAATGCATTTGAATTCACAACGCATAATCGTCCTAACAATAGCAATAATAGTACCATTACTATTCTCACTGACCCTTCTAATACAACGAACCAAGGAAGTGATGTATCCATTGATGATGCAATGCCATtgtcaacaataacaacaacaaataagACACTGAAACGTTTTGTATTAACCAGAAGTCCATTAAGTagtcctccagtaacaacaccAACCAGTGTATCACCAGCACcatatcatcaaaatcatcatataAATGAAAGAACTCCACCTAGTTCTGTAATGGATAATACAAACTCATCCATCACAAAAAGCCATTTTAATCGAATTAGTTTATTAAATAATCCCTATAATTTGTCACATCAAAATTATGGTCAGATCGAtccatcattttcatcatcaacatcagaATTAGATAAAATATCTTCATCGATTACATTTTCGTCCAATCCATCAGATTATATAATAAAGACAAGTTTTACCAAACAACCTGAACCACAACAATCAAGACAAGAGAAAAAACAACCATCCTCATTGATAAATCATCAACAATCACAACAAAGAATaacactgaataataataataataataatttatcatcacTACAACAGCATTCCAACTATACTGATAATAGTCGTAAGTTGTTtgtttcttcaaaatattattaatttgttAAATATGTACACTATACTTTTCCGATAGACAGATTGATCAAACCAGAACAACTCAAACACCATGTTAAACGTATCGTTGAGTATTTTTTATTGATGTTGCGTTAATGTATAAAGCACCAAAATGCTTGAAAGATACATAATTACTAAAGTCAATTCGATTCATTTCATGTGGACTTCAGTTACAGGAATCATTTAGTACCGTCTTCTCCATGTCTTGTAATCCATAGGAATCCATAAGAATTATAAAACTTTCATCTAGTTACATAAAGTGAAAAGACCATCTTAAACTATTCATGGAAGACAGTGATATACATTTCTATCCTATATTTCTAAAAGTATGCTTAAGCCATCAATGTACATTCAGTATGGTGAACAAACATTCAACATTAAGCGTAGACAAGTAGAAAATTAGTTAATTAATCATGTTGAAAGCTAAAATAAAAACAGTAATAAGAGGCAATCAATTTATTAAAATGGATCTGATTAAGATCATTCATCATAATAGATTAAAACCCATTGACGAAGTATTATGAATTAAGGAGCATTTCATTCCAGTActagactcttcagcagtatgCATTCATGAACCCACTCAAAATTAATCCCACGACTTTCATGTCGCGCGATAACCACGATACCATATATTCACAAAGGTGATAAATTAAGGGTATTAATTGGATGATAACATCATATAAACCTGTGACCAAATAAAAGTTTAGAGTTCTTCAGGTTATGAATCAGAACTGTTGATCAAAaaccaaaataaaataaacaagaaatctCTTGAATACTCCTCAACACCTGAATCTTAACAGATATTCTAAAACAATACTATTGAGTTGTGGTTTACTTCATGATTGAAAGTTTCATGAAAATTAGTTTGATTTGTACGTAGTGTTTACTACGAATCTACATCATTCAGAGACCGAATAACTATAGATTCAGTAGATTGTAAAGTCGTAGTTTCGCCCTTTTAAGTAATCACATACcagaatgaaatatttttacatGCTTTCTGGTTTTCTTTGACAGTCTATCTAAAATCAATCCACGTAACAGGTAACTTCTATTTAAAAACCATTTTTTAATTCACAAACTATAGTTTTTTCTTTGCACAGTCATAAATTTTTGCTGTTTTACTTCAAAGCTATTTTCATTTTACAGATACTTTAAATCCAACATTTAGTACAACTAATTCACCTCCATCAATATTTCCACGACCTGCGTTTTGGACACCAGATGTTAGAACTTCACGTAAAATTAACAATATAATTCAAGAGGATCCTAAAACTAAAGTTTACAAATGGTTTGAAAGCTATGAAGCTGCACGTTTACTTGTGGACTTTGGTCTACCAATTACTGGCTTTAGTCCAAATTTATCATCGTTGACATTTTCACGTGTACCTGAATGGTTCCACGGTTAGTCGTTTAGTTAGTCAATGAATTTATTGCTTGTAAAAATTTTACCAAATACTTTGCGACGTCAACTAATGATTACAATTACATGagatttttatttgaataaaatactTTCCTGACGTCGTCTTTTGAAACTTGAATGAATTACCTGAtcgtaaataaaaaaaattgagagTCAGTTTGACTAGTATCATTGCCTAGAGGTTATGTTTCATTATCATGCAATCCTTATTTGTAGTTTAGTACCACACAGCGTTTCAATTGTGTTTTTAAACGTATCTATCAACTATCCAACTTCGTTAGGTTCTAAAACATAGGAATACATACCTATATCTAACTGTTTCTCTACTTCTGTAAGTAAATATTCAACTCCTTTACTCGGTAGTCCTTGTATTATTATCAGCAGATTagatattttttaataaaacttTATTAGTTAAGCTAAATATTGCAGTCaattatcattttaattgttTGGACTAAGCAACATCCGTCATTATTTTCTGCTCCGATTATTTTTTATGCTAGTAAAGATAATTGGCCCCGTGTTTTCTACAATCCGGCTAAATCACAGTTGACCAAGTAACACACTAAAACCTATTTATTTAAGCAAAGTGAATACATTCTTGTTTCGTGAATAATAATTAAGTTAAATGGACATTGGTCCTTCACTTTTGTTTGTCCCACACATTAAAAgtcagaaaaataaataaaatagcaaTAGTAATAAGAGTAATACTGATGGTTTTATCCGGTACTATGTAACTTGTTCATAGTAAAGGATATGTAGCACaatatattcaatattacaACAAATTTCCATCGCATATCCAGTTAACTTGTGAATGGTAGAAAAAATACATATTGAAAGGTATTTCAAAGATAATCAGTTGATATTCATCGTCATTCTCTGAAATTTTTGATATTTGCTCCGTGAGAATCATTACAAccacttttttgtttttacaagatgcaaactaaaataaaattttacaaaatatctAGGTGTTTACTAACAGTATCATGCTGAGATTTTCCGAAATGTTTTCCGTATTCAAAAGTTGTGTTGTGCTTAGGGTATTCAGACATTTTTGTGTTGATTTAGTGGATCAGTGGTGCTTAGTGAATTGTAGTTTTAATTAGACGTTTTATTTTAAGCAGCTTCAGTTATTCACAACTGCTTAGATCCCGAGATCCCGGATGACGAAACAAAAAATATGGGAATATTTAGGGGTTGGAATGAAATTTATTATGAAAACTACATCCTCATCCACTAAATGAATGAGAAAATCACCAAAATCTTTTGTAAGATATACTTAATGAACACTAAAACGTTGATGATAACCCCAATCATGATCTCTTAATATTTTGTCCAGGTATGTTTTACGTAAAATAATTCGTAGATTATATTTTACATaggaaagaaaaaaattgtaaaatattgaacaattattgaaaaacttAAAAGCAATCTGTTAACGGTTTGATTCATATAATGTAGAGAGTTGCTTCATTATttctaattattatttcatCCGATTAAAATAGATCACTTATCTCCAATTCTCTTTATTAGGATTTCTTTCTCGTGAACAAGCTGAACGTCTACTCACTAAAAGTGATAAAAATGGCAGTTTCCTTCTACATTTGAATGAATCATTTTTAGGTTATGTCATCAGCTTATTTACATCATCCTATTGCAATCATTTCCTTGTATCAGTGATTGCAGTGAAACAAACTAATTCTGGTTCACGTAATACAACGAAGAGTACTTATCAATTGTATGGTGTTGCAAATCCTGAACAATTCACCGATTTAAGAGATCTTGTGAAATTTTATTCTGTAAgttgattttcattgttttcaagTAAAATTACAACCTTTATCTTGAGTAATATGAATGTGGTGAATTCGAAATGTATTATTTGCTACTTTGAGATGCTGACTATCGGTCTAGTCGTATATAAAATCAATTGTCATTTGAAATGCTCAAATATAGTAAAagatgttttgttttaatttgtatGGTCACAAATAAATCAGTCGGAAAGTCGGAACAGATACAAGAGTAAACAAGAAAAAGCGGAACTGTAACAGTTAACTGAATATTACTCATAATCTTTGTATATCAATAGACTTAAAAACTACCTTGTAATAACATCATTTTCAATCAGTAGTTTAATTGAAGTGAACGAAGGATTGGTAGGGACACAAATTTATTATCCTGTTCAGAATTACGGATCGTCTTTGTAATTTATGGAAACCATATATTAAACAtctcatttgcacatcttccattaTTTGTTCTTATCATCCTTCATGATTCTGCcaattctgtttttatttcacttCCTCTCTGTTTTCCTTTCGGTTCTTTTCAGTTCAACCTTCTCAATCCTCTTTTGACTGGCATTCCACTTCTTATTAGTGTTACACACTGcatatatctgtcaacattaaGTAGGATACACCACATAATAATCTGCTTCGAGCTAACTATGTATAGTTTATTCACTAATATCAGAATAGACGAGATTTTTAAGTCGTTTCTTTAGATCCCATAATAAACATTTGACAGTGAATCCCTCACTATATCAAAACCAAGTCCCTAACGCTCTCTTATTTTTGATCAATTTCCGTATCACTTTTTTGTTCTTGCTTAAAAAATGAATCAATTTATTAGtaaagtcccatattaggaccaGTGCTCCCTAGATTACAATGGTTTAATAATTAAGATCACTTCTCGATAAAATATGATTAgcattcatttgtattgatttaatttttgttttttttgtttgttttttttaaactaatTTTAGGTGCATAGCCTAGGACGAAATAACAATCAACAATTATTACTTTATCCTGTTGGACAAGAAAATCCCACTTTACCTGATTATTTGGATATATTTTATTCTAGACCTGATTCAAATTCTTCTACAAGATTATAATGATTAGAAAATTTCgtattattgtttttaaatacaatgatcattattatcattattattattattagtagtagtagtagtagtattatgaaTGTGTATTTCTTAATTGGGTTTTATTAAACCATTGTAATATTATGTATTATAGTGATCTTAGTGATTTTCACCATTTTGTATGAACATTCGTTTGTTCTTGATCCcttacataatttttttttaaaactttttctATTCTATCTTGCTTCAATGGAACTTGGTCAACTATCATCTTGCCAActataagaaaaaaaatcaatttttttcaaCACGCATATAATCAATATTTCTATTCTAATCAATGAATAGAgaattaagaaaagaaaacaaaaaaaacagttgTGAATAGTATaaaatgatgaaatttctttaaccttttgaataaaatccatcacagatgaataataaatttattttctattctatagcaaaattaaacaaaaaaacatacaaatactactactaattattattactgatagtAGTAATTTCATACCTTTTTTCAccttattttaaatttttaatcaCTCTTTGtttcttcattattttgatttctttGGAAAGAAAAGTTTACGCATGAAAAGATTCATAATTCTTCATCAAAAAAAACGAACATATTCATCAAGCCTTGTGATTTTGTACATTTCCTTCCCCTttacttatttttataaatttatatatataattttatttatttactcatttaTTTACAAACTGACATGCATCAATATGAATTAATATGacaaaaatgtatatatatacatatataatactTGTGTATAAATGCTTTAATTTACTCTTATTTCGTTTCAGTTTGTTCAAAGAACATGTTTGCGTATTTCAAGAAGGTTTGTGAAGACTACTCTCGAAGAATGAGATAAAAGTATTAACGGCTATAGTGTGATAATGCCTTAAACTGTATCACTGGATTGAACAGATACAAACCCCCTTTAGGAAACATTAGATTGATTGAGCTTTTGATGATGACAGTAAACAAGAAGGAAACCAAGATCAGACAAGGCTTTCGATGGACTTAAATCAGTTACCTAATATCAAACGAAGTATGCCATTATGTCAAATAATTTCATGAAGCGGTCTTATTGAACCTTATTCTGCATATATATGTTGCTACTAAGGACTGAATTATACTGTTTATTGTTGACACCATTATGATCGAACGGTAATAATGTTAATGCATTGTAGGTCTCATTTAACTTCGTGCACCTTCTGATCACGTTAATATAAAATAGAATCAAAAAGCCGAAATATGAAATttagtgaaaatatttttactTTAAGGATGTGATTATGCGTAGACAATCATCTAAGCGAAAATAGATAGATGCAACATGAAGTTGGCACATAGCCAACTTATTCTAGTTATGATTAATTCATTTTGCACATAAAAGTATGTCGTGTATGAAATATTAGCGAGTAGATAGACAACCACGTAGATTAAGGATTAAGATATGTTCAcctacataaataaataaagaaatgcTCAAGGTTCTGGTTCGATTATTTGACAAGTACCAATATGAGTGcataaaataaattcactttggAACCATAAATAGTCTATGCAAGTAACCGCAGATAACAAACTATTGGCTATTACAAAGTGAAAAATTGGTGCATTTACACATATGTATGTAGCGTGTTATCATGACTCTGAAATAATATACTAAGTATTATTCAAAACGTCGACTGAATCAATGACTTTATACTTCGCAGTGTGGTATGAGGGAATACCTGACTAAGTTACCACAAGAACATATGGCACTCCAAAGGATTCGCATGAAAAAAGCATAAATATTTGCCGCATGAGTTTGAAGGTAATATAAGGCCGCTGGGTCTTCCAACAATTAGACAACCTAGAGCAACAGCTGACTGAAGTAAGATCTAATGGTTTGGGGAGAAGAAGCGTTTTATGCGACCGATGTGACGATTTCCTCCAAATTTCGGCAGCAAGTTTTTGCAGCAGTTAGAAGTTCGAAAAAGGTACCCAGAAGGCCTGGCAGAATGTACGTCGACTGTTTACTCTGGTTACCCACAATTTTGTCTGATAACTGCTGATTGTAAAAATGTGGGGGCACATGAATAGGTGGTCTGGAGTTAGTTCATTTATCGTTGTGTGATCGAGTAATTTTCAGCTTTGCTTTAGAACAAGTGAGTTCTTGATTTATTTGTCGTGTATGGTCCGAACTGTAGGGTGGCTGATCTAAATGTAGTGCTCGCTATGTAATAGTGTGACAGTCGAATGACCTTATGTGCATCAATTCATAAATAGTTAGGGTCATATATTTGAGTACACTGATTCGAGGTTTGTAGTATGCCATACTTGTGGCCAAGTTATTTGTTTCCAGGGCAATAAGAAAGGAAGTAATTTCTGTGCCAGTTGAGATTTGCTGTACTTCATACTACAATGGGTCATCTGAGCATCCATGATGGACGCCATGCGAACAGTAAAGTCGTGGACCTAGTATGAACTGTCGGATGTCTTCATCTATTTTGATTACCTCAGTCATGTTTAACACAGTGTATTCGCGTGTGGTGGTACATTTCAGAAAACAAGCGTGTCAACGATGGTATTTTATACTCAAGTAACGATAAGTTATGTGTATAACATATTTGGGGTTTTCTACCACGTAAATTATGAGCAAGGTTAATGGCAGGTCGAACTGAACCCATCTGACAAGACACAACATCACTGTTGGACGTACAACCTGTTATTTCATGCCCCTCAAAATATAGAGCTGAGTTAAGTACACTTTAATATCCGAAACCAAATTTGTGGTTTTTTGACTGGGCTTTTGAGAATCTTCACACGGTTTGTATTTCCGTCAGTTCATAATAGGCCCTACCCGCCCAAGAGAAAATTTATATAACTTGTAGTGGTGAATGATATACTTCAGCAGATGTCATATCTTTGGATACCATAGGAAAAATCTCGAGAACCAGTTATTGTGCGTTTTCCTATTATGTTTTCTGAAGTCGTACACTGAATTATATTCACGGTTTTCTTCGGAAAACGTGATGTTGTTAACTAACATGAGCAGGTTTCACAGCTCTGAATCCCAATCTCCTATCAGCATTTGAATGATTGTAACTAAATTACGGTTGATATATATCACTGAAGTGAAGTTTAGAATTCCCTGATGAAATGTTTGCGATGCTGGCAAAAGAATGCGTGGTCTCTTATGTATCCAAACAAAGATTGGACAAATAGTAAATCCCGAAACTATGTTATGCATTAGCGTTTTGCATAGTTTACTGTTTAATTACTAAATGCCTGGGTTAATCTATTgtggtgtagctgtaaataaatccccaaaatcaatagctctgtaagtgttcgacattagatgctgatcacattagttttagtggacttatttagctgaaggcgctcagtcatgcatccgtaccagatcacgtttcagaacggtgtgggaaacatctcctacgatcattagccagattagatcagtaacttctcgatatattgataacccatcaaatatatcttccaacctcctcgcttctgacttttgattttaactgggtgggcgcgattagATTATAGAAGATGctactggtaaagagttgtaAAAATACAATACTGatggtatcttcagtggtgtTTATATGgaccaatgatttctttgtgttgatgactgcttgattttgaatttcaaatataatatatTCGTTCGTCCTCacctaatacttcttgattaaatttctGCGATTACTAgtctatactacaattcaaatacttcaaattatcaCATCTATTCACACATTCTGTATATCGTGTGCTTTACTTTCGACCCACTAACCATTATTATGTTGCCTGCTATCCATATTTTTGTCTTCAACCTACTATTTACAGCTTCAATCATCTAGTTTGGGTTTGTTTATGTATGATTTAGATTTTTTATTTTACGGTgttgtagaacatcaacgttgatggtctatgtcgaatgattgggggcctgcaagagttagacgagaactatgtgacgaacaggctaacttcgaagtcacacctcgcgatcagcaccttacgtggattgcccccatCGACGTAACAAGGGGCCATGgatgctatggagactgtacaacacgagggacgttattacaagaatatattagttaaggtacaaccacgaaagtacagaagtgaaagtacaaccactgccgcgcggaccagtccatggcgtatattttttgatgcgcgttgactatccttgaccttgacagggatcaatgatctgctcgatattcagtgacatttcactgaccctacagtGTGTTATGGACTAGTACCTGTATACATTGATCCATGTGCACTGCAAATATATTACAGAAACTAGCTGAAGACTTATCTTCGGACTCACAGCAGTGGATAAGTGAAAGCTGAGGACGGCGAACCAGTAGGCGCTTAGGTTAAGTGAGGTCACATTTGAAAATGCGAAACAGACGCACAGTTGACCATGTCTATGATATTAGGTTACTTAAGAAATAATGGGTGTGGGG from Schistosoma mansoni strain Puerto Rico chromosome 6, complete genome encodes the following:
- a CDS encoding putative sh2a, producing MTYRDDKQRHENNVRLIQPNLIQGSFDSSVSEYDSASYTYDSSSYSFSSTTAPTNSSINTASKTIDSSISDVLSIDTLNPTFSTTNSPPSIFPRPAFWTPDVRTSRKINNIIQEDPKTKVYKWFESYEAARLLVDFGLPITGFSPNLSSLTFSRVPEWFHGFLSREQAERLLTKSDKNGSFLLHLNESFLGYVISLFTSSYCNHFLVSVIAVKQTNSGSRNTTKSTYQLYGVANPEQFTDLRDLVKFYSVHSLGRNNNQQLLLYPVGQENPTLPDYLDIFYSRPDSNSSTRL